The stretch of DNA ACGTTTCTCATAGTGATCCCGCTTTTCACACTGATTATTGCGTACCAGATCGAATACAGCGTCAGCTTTCTTGAGACGGTATTCGGCCTTCCGGGTCCTGTCGACACATCACTTATCACCGCCGGCCAGATGCCGTATATTCTCGGTATGATAGTGACATTGTCACTTTTTGCCGGTGTACTGATCCACGAACTCGCCCATTCCGTCGTCGCAATCTCAAAAGGGCTCGAGGTAAAGAGTATTACACTGCTTATCCTCGGAGGGGTTTCACAGATCGACGAAGGGAAATCCCCGGAACCGGATGTAGAACTGCCGATGGCAATAGCAGGCCCTCTTGCCAGTCTTGTAATCGGAATTGTTACGGGAATTGTCGCCCTGTTCTCCTATTATTTCATATCACAGCCGGCAGTTGCAGGAATATTGTTCTATGTATTCGGTTACCTGAGTGTTCTGAACATCCTCCTGTTCCTTTTCAACCTCATCCCCGCATTCCCGATGGACGGTGGAAGAGTGCTCAGGGCGTTTCTTGCAAAGAGGATGCCGATTCACCAGGCGACATCGATTGCAGCGGATATAGGGAGGGGTTTTGCGATTGTGTTCGGTTTCATCGGTCTTCTGCTGTTCAATCCCATACTGATTATTATCGCTGTATTCGTCTATCTTGGGGCGGGGCAGGAAGCGACGATGATAAAATACTCACACCTGCTGGAAGGGGTAACTGTCGCAAATGCAATGTCGAGTCCGGTTACATACATCTCCCCGGCAAGTTCGGTTGATGCGGTAGTCCAGGCGATGTACAACACAAAGCATCTCGGGTTCCCGGTGATCGAGAACGGAGCGTTAATCGGCGTGGTCACGCTTCACGACATAAATACGATATCAGCTATCGACAGGGAAGCGATGATCGTAAGGGATGTTATGACGAAAGATCCAGTGACCCTCCCTCCCGAGGCGCCGCTGACTGACGCCCTGAAACTGATGTCTACGATGAACATCGGAAGGGTTCCGGTGGTCAGGGACGGTCAGGTGGAAGGAATAGTCACAAGGACAGACATCCTGAGATTCCTCGAATTAAAGGAATTGAAATAAGAAAATGAAAACGGAGAGTTGAATGGGACTTTTCAAAAAAACGGAACCACGACAGGCGACGGGTGAGAATATCTACAAGGAATCTTTTTACCAGACGGATACCGGGATGTGCCTCCTGACACACCCGGATTTCGAGATCTTCGATGCGAACAATTCCTTCGCATCGATTTTCGGATTTGAAAGAGAAGAACTCAGGGGTTCGCTATTTGCAGTGGTCTGGAAGAAATGCGAAGAGCGCGATCTTTTTTTCACTGAGATTATCAGGAACGGGCATTCCCCTCCAAAAGCCACACGGGTCCTCAGACCGGACGATTCCGAAAGGGATATTGTCATCTCCGGCGTCCGACTGGATGAGGATATGATTTTGATTACTGTTTTTTATTTGGGATAGGGCATAAGCCCCTTTCGAAACCCATTACGACCATTATGAAAAGATTAGGCCAAGACAAAAATCCATGCGTTTGAAAGGGAGGGGGAGATCCCCCTCCCTGTAACCCTCCCCCCGTTGCGATAGGTCGCACTCGGGGACGGACAAGCTCCCCTCCCGCTCCAAAATAACTCCAGGCCGGGCTGCCCCG from Methanolacinia petrolearia DSM 11571 encodes:
- a CDS encoding CBS domain-containing protein, coding for MKDSIQIGELFGIPIRLHFTFLIVIPLFTLIIAYQIEYSVSFLETVFGLPGPVDTSLITAGQMPYILGMIVTLSLFAGVLIHELAHSVVAISKGLEVKSITLLILGGVSQIDEGKSPEPDVELPMAIAGPLASLVIGIVTGIVALFSYYFISQPAVAGILFYVFGYLSVLNILLFLFNLIPAFPMDGGRVLRAFLAKRMPIHQATSIAADIGRGFAIVFGFIGLLLFNPILIIIAVFVYLGAGQEATMIKYSHLLEGVTVANAMSSPVTYISPASSVDAVVQAMYNTKHLGFPVIENGALIGVVTLHDINTISAIDREAMIVRDVMTKDPVTLPPEAPLTDALKLMSTMNIGRVPVVRDGQVEGIVTRTDILRFLELKELK
- a CDS encoding PAS domain-containing protein, whose product is MGLFKKTEPRQATGENIYKESFYQTDTGMCLLTHPDFEIFDANNSFASIFGFEREELRGSLFAVVWKKCEERDLFFTEIIRNGHSPPKATRVLRPDDSERDIVISGVRLDEDMILITVFYLG